One genomic window of Gracilinema caldarium DSM 7334 includes the following:
- the rplL gene encoding 50S ribosomal protein L7/L12: MAALTKDQIIEAIASMTVLEVSELVKAMEEKFGVSAAAPVAVAAVGAAPGAAAAPAEEKTEFNVILKAFDESKKIAVIKEVRAVTGLGLKEAKDLVEGAPKPLKENVSKEEAAKIKEQITAAGGTVEIQ; this comes from the coding sequence CGTTGACAAAGGATCAGATTATCGAAGCCATCGCTTCGATGACCGTACTCGAAGTTTCCGAGCTCGTAAAAGCTATGGAAGAAAAATTTGGTGTTTCCGCAGCAGCTCCTGTTGCTGTAGCCGCTGTTGGTGCCGCTCCTGGTGCTGCAGCTGCTCCTGCTGAAGAAAAGACCGAATTCAACGTAATCCTGAAGGCCTTTGATGAATCCAAGAAGATCGCAGTAATCAAGGAAGTTCGGGCTGTTACCGGTCTTGGTCTTAAGGAAGCAAAGGACCTGGTCGAAGGCGCTCCTAAGCCACTTAAGGAAAATGTATCCAAGGAAGAAGCTGCAAAGATTAAGGAACAAATTACTGCCGCTGGCGGTACTGTTGAAATCCAGTAA